The sequence ACACACAAGGACGCCTCTCTCTGTATCACCTGGATTTATATCGCTTGCAACCAGAAGAAGTCGAGGCGTTGAATTTAGAAACCTATTGGGAAGGATTCGAGGTGCCCCTGGGAATTGCGGCGATAGAGTGGGCAGAACGGTTGCCATATCAGCCGCCTAGCTTTTTAAGCGTCCAGCTAACTTACTGTACGAATAATGGTCGCCAAGCCAACCTGATTCCAGTGGGTGGGTTTGATTTTAAGTCAATAGAAATTTAAACATAAAGGTTCGCTCCCGTTCAGACACTGATTTATCGGGTCTTTCCTTTGCGTACCTTTGCGCTTACCTTGGCGTACTGAGGGCGTTTAATTATTCGTTAAATGTCAAACCTTC comes from Coleofasciculus sp. FACHB-1120 and encodes:
- the tsaE gene encoding tRNA (adenosine(37)-N6)-threonylcarbamoyltransferase complex ATPase subunit type 1 TsaE, which gives rise to MVISLPDAGATRSLGIALGQSLPAGSVLLLEGDLGAGKTTLVQGIGEGLGITEPIVSPTFTLINEYTQGRLSLYHLDLYRLQPEEVEALNLETYWEGFEVPLGIAAIEWAERLPYQPPSFLSVQLTYCTNNGRQANLIPVGGFDFKSIEI